A genomic window from Nicotiana sylvestris chromosome 11, ASM39365v2, whole genome shotgun sequence includes:
- the LOC104215740 gene encoding serine/arginine-rich splicing factor RS41-like isoform X2 — protein MDDERDAEDAIRGLDRIEFGRKGRRLRIEWSKEERSSRRPESSRKSSSSVKPSKTLFVINFDPNNTRSRDIERHFDPYGKILNIRIRRNFAFVQYETQEDASRALDATHMSKLMDQVITVEYANKDDDDRRTGFSPDRNRDRGGLRRGYDRDRSRSPYGRERGSPDYGRGRARSPSPLRHGRSSPDYGRGASPNPNHRERNSEYGRGHSPSMRKERNPDHGNGHSPNPRRLRAGSENGHVSSPPEEGMLDDRRASPSPPRGRREKQSPDGYRGRSPRSKPEEIDSPGYAAAESPLPERHRSDSPPARERSRS, from the exons ATGGACGATGAAAGAGATGCAGAGGATGCTATTCGTGGACTTGACCGAATAGAATTTGGTAGAAAGGGCCGCAGACTTCGCATTGAGTGGTCAAAG GAAGAGCGTAGCAGTAGGAGGCCAGAGAGCTCTAGGAAATCTTCATCTAGCGTCAAACCTTCGAAGACTTTGTTTGTCATAAATTTTGATCCAAATAATACTAGGAGCAGGGATATAGAGAGGCACTTCGATCCGTATGGAAAAATACTCAATATAAGGATTAGAAGGAATTTTGCGTTTGTCCAATATGAAACGCAGGAGGATGCTTCTAGAGCCTTGGATGCTACACACATGAG TAAACTGATGGATCAAGTCATTACAGTTGAATATGCAAATAAAGATGATGATGACAGGAGAACTGGGTTTAGTCCTGATAGAAACCGTGATAGGGGTGGTCTCAGGAGAGGTTATGACCGAGATCGATCTCGGAGTCCTTATGGAAGAGAGAGGGGAAGTCCTGATTATGGTCGTGGTCGGGCCCGTAGCCCAAGTCCACTCCGTCATGGTAGGTCAAGTCCTGATTATGGTCGCGGCGCTAGTCCAAATCCCAATCATAGGGAAAGGAATTCTGAGTATGGCCGTGGCCATAGTCCAAGCATGAGAAAGGAGAGGAACCCTGATCATGGAAATGGTCATAGCCCAAACCCTAGAAGGCTGAGAGCTGGTTCTGAAAATGGCCATGTGAGCAGTCCACCGGAGGAAGGAATGTTGGATGATCGTAGAGCCAGCCCTAGTCCTCCAAGGGGGAGGAGAGAGAAACAGAGCCCAGATGGTTATCGCGGCCGCAGCCCAAGGTCTAAACCTGAAGAAATTGATAGTCCTGGATATGCTGCAGCAGAAAGTCCTCTTCCAGAAAGACACAGGAG CGATTCACCTCCAGCTAGAGAAAGATCTCGCTCCTAG
- the LOC104215740 gene encoding serine/arginine-rich splicing factor RS31-like isoform X1: MRPIFCGNVEYNARQSELERLFRRYGKVDRVDMKSGFAFVYMDDERDAEDAIRGLDRIEFGRKGRRLRIEWSKEERSSRRPESSRKSSSSVKPSKTLFVINFDPNNTRSRDIERHFDPYGKILNIRIRRNFAFVQYETQEDASRALDATHMSKLMDQVITVEYANKDDDDRRTGFSPDRNRDRGGLRRGYDRDRSRSPYGRERGSPDYGRGRARSPSPLRHGRSSPDYGRGASPNPNHRERNSEYGRGHSPSMRKERNPDHGNGHSPNPRRLRAGSENGHVSSPPEEGMLDDRRASPSPPRGRREKQSPDGYRGRSPRSKPEEIDSPGYAAAESPLPERHRSDSPPARERSRS, encoded by the exons ATGAGGCCAATCTTCTGTGGGAATGTTGAATATAACGCCAGGCAGTCAGAGTTGGAGAGGCTTTTCAGAAGATATGGGAAGGTGGATAGGGTGGATATGAAATCTG GTTTTGCTTTTGTTTATATGGACGATGAAAGAGATGCAGAGGATGCTATTCGTGGACTTGACCGAATAGAATTTGGTAGAAAGGGCCGCAGACTTCGCATTGAGTGGTCAAAG GAAGAGCGTAGCAGTAGGAGGCCAGAGAGCTCTAGGAAATCTTCATCTAGCGTCAAACCTTCGAAGACTTTGTTTGTCATAAATTTTGATCCAAATAATACTAGGAGCAGGGATATAGAGAGGCACTTCGATCCGTATGGAAAAATACTCAATATAAGGATTAGAAGGAATTTTGCGTTTGTCCAATATGAAACGCAGGAGGATGCTTCTAGAGCCTTGGATGCTACACACATGAG TAAACTGATGGATCAAGTCATTACAGTTGAATATGCAAATAAAGATGATGATGACAGGAGAACTGGGTTTAGTCCTGATAGAAACCGTGATAGGGGTGGTCTCAGGAGAGGTTATGACCGAGATCGATCTCGGAGTCCTTATGGAAGAGAGAGGGGAAGTCCTGATTATGGTCGTGGTCGGGCCCGTAGCCCAAGTCCACTCCGTCATGGTAGGTCAAGTCCTGATTATGGTCGCGGCGCTAGTCCAAATCCCAATCATAGGGAAAGGAATTCTGAGTATGGCCGTGGCCATAGTCCAAGCATGAGAAAGGAGAGGAACCCTGATCATGGAAATGGTCATAGCCCAAACCCTAGAAGGCTGAGAGCTGGTTCTGAAAATGGCCATGTGAGCAGTCCACCGGAGGAAGGAATGTTGGATGATCGTAGAGCCAGCCCTAGTCCTCCAAGGGGGAGGAGAGAGAAACAGAGCCCAGATGGTTATCGCGGCCGCAGCCCAAGGTCTAAACCTGAAGAAATTGATAGTCCTGGATATGCTGCAGCAGAAAGTCCTCTTCCAGAAAGACACAGGAG CGATTCACCTCCAGCTAGAGAAAGATCTCGCTCCTAG